A window of Pyrus communis chromosome 3, drPyrComm1.1, whole genome shotgun sequence genomic DNA:
GAACTGCAAATTGGGATTTCGGATTCCTTAATATCAGTGAATTCAGTGGTCTGCTTTCCGACATCTACTGCAATATCTGACGAGGTACCATCAAGCATTGCTGCCATATTTAGTTCCTTTCTGGTTTCTAGATACACTGATACACCAGAATCATGTTCAAGGTTTTTTCTTTATAGTTAAGACCAAAGTTATTGCTGAAGAACTGACAAAAAAGATATATgatgttttctttttcctcgATTTCAACCTTGAACCCTGCCCCCAAATATAGCAAATAAGAAGTCTGGAATGTTGTAGGTGTTAGGCCAGCATTCTGTTTAGAGGTATTTGTCGAATTCCCCCTTGAACTTGTAACCCGCTGTCAATTTACCtcctaaacttttattttagccaattacccccttgaacttttattttCCATGATAGACCCTAACGAATTAATTACTTTATAAGTGGCAATAATTCTTCATTAGTACTAtaataaaaattctttgatGTGATTATATTCCTTTGTTCTGTGCAAGatttttagaaatttaattTCGTTGTTCGTTCTTCATGTTGAAAGGGAGACCAGCATCTTAGCAGTGTTGCCCATAGACATGATGATACAGGGTTTGAGGAGCTAGGGTTGGACGAAATAGAACCACTGAAGTATGGGTTTCCTGGTGGGCAAGAATCTATTACACTGCAGGAGGTACCAATGGATTTGGCAAATAATGCAGAGATGGAAAAGGCATTTGGTTCCTCTGTCCAGTTTGAATCAGAAGAAGTCATGCTAAGCATGGCTGGCAGACGACAGATAACAACTGCGTGTGTATGGTGCGGAGTAGAGTTCAACAATGAGGCTGTTGATTCTGAAATACAACCAGATTCGGTCGGTTTTATGTGtccaacttgcaaaacaaaaatctcTGGGCAACTCAATGTGTTAGATGATGACATGCCTGTGAATGCTAATCCATTCTAAACAACGGTATCCGGTATCCTATCATTTCATGTGATTAGTTTCTAATGTTGTCAgttgcttttatttttattaacctGACTATTTTAGGAtattttctccttctccttttgAATTTCTAAGTCATAATTgccaaattattattattttatatatatatatatatatatatttttttaattttagtttttttgggGGTCAATTTGAACCTCAATTGGCTAGTATTCACCATGGGAAATGAATTCTgcatattctttttcactttccgCACGCCCCCTCTTAATTATGGCCCTTGATTcttcttaatttatttaatcACATGGCTAAAAAAAAGGTGTGCACGAAGTGAAAAATGCGTGCATAAATCATTTCCCTCACCTTATTATGTTTATGCAGTGTGAATTGGCATCTCTCCCTGCCTCTGCGCTTTTCTCCGGTCAGCGGTAAACTGAGAATCTAAGAGACCGAAATTAAAGGGTGCCATTGGCATTGAATAAGGCAAGGGCATCTAGTTCTTGTAAAATGGTGCCGATATTCCCCTCTTTTTCAATTTAACAGTTAAGACAGACCTCAGtttatttatattgatttttaataCAAGCGGTATTACTACTAAAATTTACACTGAGGCAACAAAGAGTGATATTCTCGTTAGATGTGGGTCTTTCGTGGTTGAGGAATTATGTTGTATTTCTAATGAGTATGTAATAGAGGAATTTTGGTGTTTCATTTGGTATGTGGAGCTCTTGTTCATGCTCTATAAACTTCCACTAGGTCAAGTTTGATTTGAAACCTACGTTTAGCATGCATGGCTTATGTAATTTCTTgattgtgtttggtaaaatttCATTCGATCTAAATTAATAAAGTCTGATAACACTATCTTTCAAACGATGAAAAAtacaacccaaatccacaaagcaaacccggggggggggggggggggggggggggggggggggggggggggggggaggggggaggggaaTATGCTGAGTGCTATACAAAGATCAGTTTTTATCGGGGTGTTATTTAGGTTGTGCTATCCATACCCACTTTGTTTGATCTTTTTTGGATCATTCGACTCGACAGCCGAAATTTGAGAGACGTGCATGGGAAGTAACACACAACCCTAAATATAAAGTTTAAATTAAAGTAAATCGAATCCCATGATAGTGGCTCTTGTCCATACCATGTTTAAATTAGCCATTCGTAGGGCATCTAGTTCTTCCTTTTTATTACGTGACTCAGAATTAAGCATAAGATGCATGGTCATGCATATGCTGCTAAGTAATTGGACAGATTAATGAATTCACACATTACCTTTAAATTAATATGTATGAATTTTCTAGGTAAATGGTAGATTGCAGTGGTGGTTACGTTTTATCGTTGTTATTGGTTTAACAATTGATTAATGAAAATCCCAGATGGTATAAAAGCTATCCCTTTCCACCTAGCTCGTTGTATTATGCTTCCCTATGTGGCTAAGCTTCTATATATAGATATTGCTTAACTGGCCTTGTAGCCTAGCTTTGAGATATATGTTATACatgaagccaaaaaaaaaaaaaaaaaaaagatctatgTTAGACATGGATGATcatggccaaaaaaaaaaaaaaacaaaaaaagaaaaacaatcgCTTGCCCTAACTGCAAAGAACTGACACTGGGTGGCACACAGCGCCAATGCTTTGCCCTAACTGTTCGGAACTGACGCTGGTTGGCACACAGCACCAATGCGTCCGCAGTGATGTAATCACTTACAGTGCTGCTCCAGAAACACAAGGAGAAACTAGTAGTCGTGTTCGCGGAGATCACAAAGGTGAGCATCATAGCCTGGAGAGAGGGCTTAGCAGGCGTTACCAAACCAAGGAATCACCATCAAGTAATTCTTCTAGTACTGGTAGTTCAAGTGTTAATAGTTTCAAGCCATCTtacataaaaaaagaaagaaaggatatCACCTTAAGTGCAAGCAACAGTTTCAAGTGACGACCCTGTGTGGCACACAGCACCGATGCCTCTGCGGTTATGTAATCCCTTACGGTGCTGCTGCAGAAACACAAGGAGAAACTAGTAATCGTCTTCGTCGAGATCACAAAGATGAGCATCATAGCCTCCAAACCAAGgaatcatcatcaaacaattcTTCTAGTACTAGTAGTTCAAGTCGTAATAGTTTCAAGCAATCTTATACAGGTACAGGGACAGGGACGCCGATGTTGTTTGTTGGAAGCTAAACAGCTCCTGGAGTCGATGATTGAATTTAACAGATTTATTGACGTGTTAAGGAAAATGACCATAGTTGCACATTTTGacaagttgagggaccaatggtcatggaaataaagttgagggaccattgctataatttgattaaagttgaaagattattgctacaatttcctcttTCAGTGTTATATGGAGGGGTAGAGGCAGGTGGTGAGGTTGGGTGCCCAGAGATGGGCAATGTCGATCGTCGGTGGACTGGAGAAGAAGAGTGAGGGTGATGGGTTTGTAGGGGTACGTCCCACatctttatataaaaatatttaaaagattttgtttttaatttttttaatctagtAGGGCTACAAAATGGGTCTCATAtgaagccacgtcagcatttgaCAAAGAAACTGACAAAAAAATTGACGGAAGTgacattgtaacaaattcgtaagataaggtataatattataatttttaaaagataAAGTATGAAATTGTGGTTCATCCAAAATTGAAGtggtttttttataatttacacatagtttttttgttaataattaaagaataaaagtccagaaaaaaaaaatgtaatagaTTTGGGAATGTCGCCCCTGCCCTGCTCCTGCATAACCCATGCCTTTGAGATCATTCtcgaatatatatttaaaaatttggaTTGTCATTTGAGCGTTGATAATCTTCCAAAATTAGTATTTATTATGTCAATGGTGATCTAGATAAGGGCTTTAATCATCTATCCGTTGCCCATCCGAGTAGAAGAAATTGAAAGGGTTCAAATTTCATGTGAAGAAAATCCTCATTGCTTCAATCCTGCTATGAAATTttgtaacaaattgaatgatTCTAAGTTTCATAATTATGTTAGATGACGCGTGTTCTTCTACCAAATCCATGTTTGCAATTTGAATGGGTTTACGCCTCCATGGAAATACTAGATTTCATATGGAGAGTTTTAGAAGAGGATGGAATaaaaaaagattgaatacaAACTTACACTTATAGATATGATTAACGCACATTGCAGTACACATAGACTGCCACTGGAGCAGGTGTTATTAATCACTTAATGTGTTACAGTAAATAAGAATGACATTACCGATTTATTTTTATCACTTATAAAGTTCAAGTTACAACACCATTGGTGTTGAATAAATGTCAAATGTTTCAGATGATGTCAACTGGGGCTCCTACAATCAAAAGACCAAACATTGTCAATAAATTCTCAAAGCATAGATAGAGAATGTCTAATCAACCAATCCAACTTTAATAGGACATTAATTTACTTCTGTTTTTATCCTATATATACTCTTATCACATGTATAACTCGTTTGTGTATCTTTTATTAGTATGTAATATAGATAATTTGACTCTGACACAAAATCAGCATTTTAATCGATGTGCATTTTATCATTGTATTGAGAGAGGTATCAATTTGATGTATCTGAATAGCATTAATTATATTTGGGGTATACGTTGCTGCCTAACACTGGCAGTGTTGTTTCGATAAGTGTGTGTTTGTATGGAGTGTTTGAACATGTTTAACCAACTATATGAATCTTGGAAAGATACTTAACCATCTCAATGCCAGTTTTAGCTTCACGAATTTTATGGCGCATAGCATTGAGCAGAGAGCCATATGTCGATCCGCGATTATTATCCGCTGCTTGGATAAAGCTATAAGTCAAGGCACCCGTCGAAGTGCCTCCAGATAAAGCCTGCACAATCCCACGAATTTGTGTCATTTTACTTTGCATTTGTTTCTTTAAAGTTAATTGAGTGTAGTAGAACTATCTCTGCTCTTTGTTATGGCACTAATACAAATTCAAACAGTTTATATATCTTTGTTCACACATTAATCGTATATAGGGTTTAGAGTTAGAGGAGGGAGAGTTAAACTTGCAACCTCTTTCGACATTGTTTATCGATTAAGAGCTAGTTTATTGATTTCTGCATGCATTGAGAATACTCACCGTAGTGTCTGCAGACTTTTGATGATCGTCACAAGCGCTTATGGAGACAGCTAGTCCACCACTTGTGCCTTTATAAGTAGGTGAGAATTGATGATCTTCCCACACATAGTGTCCTCCTCTACattaaaaaacaacaaatacatacatacatacatacatacatacatacatacatacatacatatatatatatatcgtgtTTAATTTCTCAATTAGTAGGGTCTAATTAAGAAAATGTGTTCAGCACATTAATTGATACATGTAACTGGGTAAGTGCTGCTAACAATTACCTGTTGATCCGGCAAAGAAATCGTAGATCAAGAACAGTTCCACTATGGCAGGCATCAACAATGGCATGAAGTTTGGCACCATGGGGCAGTGGCCTAACAATGGTGGCGTTAATTTCATCATCAATGATCATCCCCTCGGTCTCAAAATCAACAGGGCACAACGTTTCATCATTGCCGTCAATCTCATCCATCGAATAGTCACGCTGGGTTGAGCCATGGCCAGAGAAGTAGAACACCAACGAGTCTCCTGATTGGCAGCCCTGCACCAACCACTGTAACGCCATTcgcatgttttgttttgttgggaTCCTAAAAGGGTCCGTCTCATGTTCTACACCACAGCAAGAACAAGTGACCTtacatattttttatgattAT
This region includes:
- the LOC137729031 gene encoding metacaspase-1-like yields the protein MACRNERCNGCGPQFLVPSEAQIIRCDSCQGITRISRPSVNPLIRAGQDTINHAVNRVQSRMTRVMSRPSPNTARPANLQYYQHQLSQPFVPKPLMPPSAYGRKRAVLCGVSYNGKSYKLKGTVNDVHYMKYFLVDRLGFPNHSVLMLTEHETDPFRIPTKQNMRMALQWLVQGCQSGDSLVFYFSGHGSTQRDYSMDEIDGNDETLCPVDFETEGMIIDDEINATIVRPLPHGAKLHAIVDACHSGTVLDLRFLCRINRGGHYVWEDHQFSPTYKGTSGGLAVSISACDDHQKSADTTALSGGTSTGALTYSFIQAADNNRGSTYGSLLNAMRHKIREAKTGIEMEPQLTSSETFDIYSTPMVL